One window of Chryseobacterium indologenes genomic DNA carries:
- a CDS encoding DUF4280 domain-containing protein has translation MAEKHIVVQGAMCKCQFGQVPDKLKVLTHQKEYANDKSASKKLIVTTKEIGAATFEKNTFGNCTKMGVPPPPCKIMVTEWQKFYDKVQLSNGGYIIVEDSKAVCAIAGTPCIEIIDHGQRADASQQNFKNADKDVQQQINPLVDSEEMYNEQPSGGGQDGAI, from the coding sequence ATGGCAGAAAAACATATTGTAGTACAGGGCGCCATGTGCAAATGCCAGTTCGGGCAGGTTCCGGACAAGCTGAAAGTACTTACACACCAAAAAGAATATGCCAATGATAAAAGCGCTTCCAAAAAACTGATCGTTACCACGAAAGAAATAGGAGCAGCCACATTTGAAAAAAATACATTCGGAAACTGTACCAAAATGGGAGTTCCGCCACCACCTTGCAAGATCATGGTTACAGAATGGCAGAAGTTTTATGATAAGGTACAGCTCAGCAATGGCGGATATATCATTGTAGAAGATAGCAAAGCCGTATGTGCCATTGCCGGGACTCCATGCATTGAGATTATAGACCACGGGCAGAGAGCAGATGCCAGCCAGCAGAACTTTAAAAATGCAGATAAAGATGTCCAGCAGCAGATTAATCCGTTGGTGGATTCCGAAGAAATGTATAACGAACAGCCTTCAGGAGGAGGTCAGGATGGTGCAATCTAA
- a CDS encoding OmpA family protein: protein MAKGVKKIKVVSGLYYPKMSVPGQRVTIKPDQWVQFGIDEWLPGTTDADKKKPIIWMRQNSSRKIIINQVSSAGGYKFLIDKQYCGSYQFYIEASLSGVRDTKNNTGLYVKGWCDPKIVSSKWSTQKNSKSIKNNKKTEYISYGHIVHLNLMTEGLNGNTVSIELWNQQSAKKDKLVHTYNNVQVIDGEINLKIENTFAWMAYVDNIQNVEEFYVKVKDTASKQYIKDNLGDDLHAIYLNVKNKIVTTNTNGAQNQTPTKVYKPDVSSVRLEPCKFEVIKITENETKDGKANNTIATVFKNGEGIKQIKSAELQEHIQRTIFYKFDSTVIDKDGVAILNNVLKFLLEHKDSTMNLSGYACVIGKENYNRGLSQKRADVVKKFFADGGLDPRRIISVGKGEVDPTDDKMGRDNIKYKNEKDYENNRRVDISFVFNAHDAQTVNYEVVAPSVSTKKNLIIDITGFQTNECFRDSKGKHKKQTLVVDVGQAIDKGDTVKTFTTPSFTYGVYSNLSRVSAFPIEYIWPSASNPNQFHLHVHSCRYFSNEKRTTVLIKAYPDIKWELALEFLVNVSNYKAANMPPGSVYAKHQEKSRQAGYNRMRMNETGKVPISIGLGISAEWDAGREKRSFTNEFADKIKLVARMIATAVNIVQNAINYAQSAAKETAIPVGFNVRYPKFTVVGKWYLERVNERNTLSVIGEVGFGFKPLIGAEVVIDILGAAIAAASYGATGNPAAARIINKFRGGLEKLGASVTFTATFYGELEIMVDALKIDSINGINMQGKTTIGGKMGATIELSVSVEIGTVKGTKSKPIMTFKAAAKADSYFGGDIVLDSDSKGLFIQPILKFSGVVLSVEIEGEVGWWKSNFKVEEKAIKEETFYLEKKYLT, encoded by the coding sequence ATGGCAAAAGGCGTAAAAAAAATAAAAGTTGTAAGTGGGCTTTATTATCCTAAAATGTCTGTACCGGGCCAAAGGGTTACCATAAAGCCTGACCAGTGGGTGCAGTTTGGTATTGACGAATGGCTGCCTGGCACTACGGATGCAGACAAAAAGAAACCTATTATCTGGATGAGACAGAACAGCAGCAGAAAAATTATTATCAATCAGGTTTCCTCTGCAGGCGGATATAAATTTTTAATAGATAAACAATACTGCGGAAGTTATCAGTTTTATATTGAAGCAAGTCTTTCCGGAGTAAGAGATACTAAAAATAATACAGGATTGTATGTGAAGGGCTGGTGTGATCCCAAAATTGTAAGCAGCAAGTGGTCCACACAAAAGAACAGCAAAAGCATAAAAAACAATAAAAAGACCGAGTATATTTCCTACGGGCATATTGTACACCTTAACCTGATGACAGAAGGTCTGAATGGAAATACCGTAAGTATTGAACTATGGAACCAGCAGTCTGCAAAAAAAGATAAACTGGTGCATACATACAACAACGTACAGGTAATTGACGGGGAAATAAATCTGAAAATAGAAAATACATTTGCCTGGATGGCGTATGTAGACAACATTCAGAATGTAGAGGAATTCTATGTTAAAGTAAAAGATACAGCATCAAAACAATACATCAAAGATAATCTGGGGGATGATCTTCATGCCATCTATCTGAATGTAAAAAATAAAATAGTTACTACCAATACCAACGGAGCCCAGAATCAGACACCAACCAAAGTATATAAGCCGGATGTAAGTTCTGTAAGGCTGGAACCATGCAAGTTTGAAGTTATCAAAATCACTGAAAATGAAACAAAAGACGGCAAAGCCAACAATACAATAGCTACAGTCTTTAAAAACGGGGAGGGTATAAAACAGATAAAATCAGCAGAATTACAGGAACATATTCAAAGAACCATCTTCTATAAATTTGATTCTACGGTCATTGATAAAGATGGTGTCGCAATCCTGAATAACGTGCTCAAATTCCTTCTTGAACATAAAGATTCCACCATGAACCTCAGTGGTTATGCCTGCGTTATAGGAAAAGAAAATTATAACAGAGGACTTTCTCAAAAAAGAGCAGATGTTGTCAAAAAATTCTTTGCAGATGGCGGATTAGATCCCAGAAGAATTATTTCTGTAGGAAAAGGAGAAGTAGATCCTACAGATGACAAAATGGGAAGAGATAATATCAAATACAAAAACGAAAAAGACTATGAAAACAACCGTAGAGTAGATATCTCATTTGTATTCAATGCCCATGATGCCCAAACCGTAAACTATGAAGTGGTGGCACCCAGCGTGTCTACAAAGAAAAATCTGATCATTGATATTACAGGTTTTCAAACCAATGAATGCTTCAGAGACAGTAAAGGAAAACATAAAAAACAAACCCTGGTTGTAGACGTAGGACAGGCAATAGATAAAGGAGACACAGTAAAAACATTTACAACTCCTTCATTTACTTATGGAGTGTATTCAAACCTGTCCAGAGTCAGTGCTTTTCCAATAGAATACATCTGGCCTTCAGCGTCCAATCCGAATCAGTTTCATTTGCATGTTCACAGCTGTAGATATTTCAGCAATGAAAAAAGAACTACGGTACTTATCAAAGCTTATCCGGATATTAAATGGGAACTTGCTCTTGAGTTTTTAGTAAATGTATCTAATTATAAAGCGGCCAATATGCCGCCTGGATCTGTTTATGCAAAACACCAGGAAAAATCCAGACAGGCAGGATATAACAGAATGAGAATGAATGAAACCGGAAAAGTTCCGATTTCAATAGGGCTGGGAATATCCGCTGAATGGGATGCCGGGAGAGAAAAGAGAAGCTTTACCAATGAATTTGCAGATAAAATTAAACTGGTAGCAAGAATGATTGCCACCGCTGTAAATATTGTACAAAATGCAATCAATTATGCGCAAAGTGCAGCAAAAGAAACAGCAATACCGGTAGGTTTTAATGTCAGATATCCAAAATTTACCGTCGTAGGAAAATGGTATCTGGAAAGAGTGAATGAAAGAAATACACTCAGCGTAATCGGTGAAGTGGGCTTTGGTTTTAAACCCCTTATCGGAGCTGAAGTGGTCATAGATATCCTGGGAGCTGCTATTGCGGCGGCCTCTTATGGGGCAACAGGGAACCCGGCTGCTGCGAGAATTATAAATAAATTCCGTGGAGGATTAGAAAAATTAGGTGCTTCGGTAACCTTTACAGCAACTTTCTATGGCGAACTGGAAATAATGGTAGATGCCCTGAAAATTGACAGTATCAACGGGATTAATATGCAGGGTAAAACCACCATTGGAGGAAAAATGGGAGCTACCATTGAACTTAGTGTAAGTGTCGAGATTGGAACAGTAAAAGGAACCAAATCAAAGCCAATTATGACATTTAAAGCAGCTGCAAAAGCCGATTCTTACTTTGGAGGAGATATTGTATTGGATTCAGATTCCAAAGGATTATTCATACAGCCGATCCTGAAATTTTCAGGAGTAGTTCTTTCAGTAGAAATAGAAGGAGAAGTGGGCTGGTGGAAAAGTAATTTTAAAGTAGAAGAAAAAGCAATAAAAGAAGAAACTTTCTACCTGGAAAAAAAATATTTAACTTAA
- a CDS encoding 1-aminocyclopropane-1-carboxylate deaminase/D-cysteine desulfhydrase yields the protein MLLQLPTEPVSIQEIPIHKNVKLFIKREDQIHPLISGNKYWKLFYNVNHYLEKNPDKPYIITFGGAFSNHIAAVSAVGNLADIPTLGIIRGEELQHKWRDNPTLLFAKRNGMNLKFVTREEYRHKEKLTEFLHQEFPEALIVPEGGTNEEAVEGVKMMLNEQTKDFDYLCTAVGTGGTIAGISKFSEDNQKVIGFNVVNDTSLENKIFELTLRQNFNLIDSCFGGYGKINDENIRFINDFKEKYGIPLEPIYTGKMMEKVFELIEDDYFPENSRILCFHTGGLQGIEGANLLLEKQNRNLII from the coding sequence ATGCTATTACAACTTCCCACAGAACCTGTTTCCATTCAGGAAATTCCCATTCATAAAAATGTAAAACTTTTCATTAAAAGGGAAGACCAGATTCATCCGCTGATTTCAGGCAATAAATACTGGAAACTGTTTTACAACGTGAACCATTATCTGGAAAAAAATCCGGATAAACCTTATATTATTACTTTTGGGGGAGCCTTTTCCAATCATATCGCTGCGGTTTCTGCAGTTGGAAATTTAGCAGATATTCCTACGTTGGGAATCATAAGAGGGGAAGAACTGCAGCATAAATGGCGGGATAATCCTACTTTACTTTTTGCGAAAAGAAATGGCATGAACCTGAAATTTGTCACCCGTGAAGAATACCGTCATAAAGAAAAACTGACAGAATTCCTTCATCAGGAGTTTCCCGAGGCTTTAATAGTACCTGAAGGAGGCACCAATGAAGAAGCTGTGGAAGGGGTGAAAATGATGCTCAATGAACAAACAAAAGATTTTGACTATCTTTGCACCGCAGTTGGAACCGGAGGAACCATTGCAGGAATTTCAAAATTTAGTGAAGACAATCAGAAAGTTATAGGATTTAACGTAGTTAATGATACTTCACTTGAAAATAAAATTTTTGAATTAACTTTGAGACAGAATTTTAATCTAATAGATTCATGTTTTGGAGGTTACGGTAAAATAAATGATGAAAACATCCGTTTTATCAATGATTTCAAAGAGAAATATGGTATTCCTTTAGAACCGATATATACAGGAAAAATGATGGAGAAAGTTTTTGAACTGATTGAAGATGATTATTTTCCTGAAAACAGCAGGATTTTATGCTTTCATACTGGTGGATTACAGGGAATTGAGGGCGCTAATCTGCTTTTAGAAAAACAGAATAGAAATTTAATTATATAA
- a CDS encoding endonuclease, with the protein MKKVILFSVFAGLAHAQAPAGYYNSANGLSGAALKTELSSIITNGHLDKGYNGLWTAYKTTDIDKDYENDGSILDIYSEKPVGTDPYNYTPGTNQCGTYSTEGNCYNREHIVPQSLFNQASPMVADIHFIRATDGKVNGMRSNYPFGKVGSATFTSQNGSKLGTSVSSGYSGTVFEPIDEFKGDVARMIFYFVTRYQSKLSTFSSGNMLGSSTFPGLQTWELNVLLAWHNQDPVSQAEIKRNNASYTFQGNRNPFIDNPNYVNLIWGSQQPSGDTQAPTAATGLNVSGKTSNSISLAWNASTDNVGVTAYNVYMDGNLATTVSSTSTTISGLTPSTTYSFYVVAKDAAGNSSSNSSTVSTTTNSGGTTPATNCANETFETIPAANSTYTTRTWSNGGISWTATDARTDQTINNKAITVRNGSLTSGTSANGIGSLTVTTQLKFSGTNGTFDVKVNGTTVGTIPYSTSSTTTTINNINISGNVVVSLVNTSSSNRVAIDDLAWTCYPGTSARMAQTTALETSAKSFKISPNPITNQEIFVKGDLQKVKKAEIYNLQGKVLQTIDQPFRDGNSIKTRNLGQGIYILKLDQTTMQFLVK; encoded by the coding sequence ATGAAAAAAGTTATTTTATTTTCTGTATTTGCGGGACTTGCTCACGCTCAGGCTCCTGCAGGATACTACAATTCTGCCAACGGACTGAGTGGCGCAGCACTGAAAACGGAATTGAGCAGCATTATTACCAATGGACATTTGGACAAAGGCTACAATGGGCTGTGGACTGCTTACAAAACCACTGATATTGATAAGGATTATGAAAATGACGGTTCTATCCTTGATATCTATTCTGAAAAGCCTGTAGGTACAGATCCTTATAATTACACTCCGGGAACCAACCAGTGTGGAACTTATTCTACGGAAGGAAATTGCTACAACAGAGAGCACATTGTTCCTCAGAGTCTTTTCAATCAGGCTTCTCCGATGGTTGCTGATATTCACTTTATCAGAGCTACAGACGGAAAAGTAAACGGAATGAGAAGTAATTATCCTTTTGGAAAGGTAGGAAGTGCTACATTTACTTCACAGAATGGGTCAAAACTTGGAACGTCAGTTTCTTCAGGGTATTCCGGGACGGTTTTCGAGCCGATTGATGAGTTTAAAGGAGATGTGGCGCGTATGATTTTCTATTTTGTAACCCGTTACCAGAGTAAACTTTCTACTTTCTCATCAGGAAACATGTTAGGAAGCTCTACCTTCCCGGGATTACAGACATGGGAACTGAATGTTCTTCTGGCATGGCATAATCAGGATCCGGTTTCTCAGGCTGAAATCAAAAGAAATAATGCTTCTTATACTTTCCAGGGGAACAGAAATCCATTTATTGATAACCCGAATTATGTAAATCTTATCTGGGGTTCTCAACAGCCTTCAGGCGATACTCAGGCTCCAACCGCAGCAACAGGGCTGAATGTTTCAGGAAAAACTTCCAACAGTATTTCTCTTGCATGGAATGCTTCAACGGATAATGTAGGAGTAACTGCTTACAATGTTTATATGGACGGAAATCTGGCCACTACGGTTAGTTCAACTTCAACGACTATTTCAGGACTTACTCCTTCTACTACTTACAGCTTCTATGTTGTAGCGAAGGATGCGGCAGGAAATTCGTCATCAAACAGTTCAACGGTTTCCACTACTACCAATTCAGGAGGTACTACGCCAGCGACTAATTGTGCCAATGAAACTTTTGAAACAATTCCTGCAGCCAACTCTACTTACACAACCAGAACATGGAGTAATGGAGGAATCTCATGGACAGCAACGGATGCAAGAACTGACCAAACTATTAACAATAAAGCGATTACAGTAAGAAACGGGTCTTTAACTTCCGGTACCTCAGCAAACGGTATTGGTTCTTTGACGGTAACTACGCAGCTTAAATTCTCAGGAACGAATGGTACTTTTGATGTAAAAGTAAACGGAACAACCGTAGGAACTATACCTTACAGTACTTCATCTACAACTACAACCATCAATAATATCAATATTTCCGGAAATGTAGTGGTAAGCCTGGTTAATACTTCATCAAGTAACAGAGTTGCTATTGATGATCTTGCTTGGACATGCTATCCGGGAACATCTGCAAGAATGGCACAAACTACTGCTTTGGAAACTTCAGCAAAGAGCTTTAAAATTTCACCTAACCCAATTACTAACCAGGAGATTTTTGTAAAAGGAGATCTTCAGAAAGTAAAAAAAGCTGAAATTTATAATCTCCAGGGGAAAGTTCTTCAGACGATTGATCAGCCTTTCAGAGATGGAAATTCTATTAAAACCAGAAATCTTGGTCAGGGAATTTATATTTTGAAACTGGATCAGACTACGATGCAGTTCCTTGTAAAATAA
- a CDS encoding T6SS phospholipase effector Tle1-like catalytic domain-containing protein → MHNNQFGSYTPSVSKEEVLDITIGIFFDGTLNNKTNTDERKNKTDAHKKHGGKDTDNTSYNNDWSNVARMWDNYDKNFGIYIEGIGTLDKEGDATLGYAFGTGETGIRSKVRKGCEEIVKKVKTIKAEKKADKIAILTFDVFGFSRGAAAARNFVYEIGKAKYKASSRTVANEAVSVTTYSDDDGKSVDAEELPKWGHLGLKLEEAGLKVDVLKVRFLGIYDTVSSYSKYLSPVPNFSNDVEELSLNDIGKAQTVVHFIAENEHRENFDLTRVHIGTEKTFPGVHCDVGGAYENGRETWEEVETSWTTSSKLEALKTELENEGWYEKGELTITPGFYLSLRGSRDLLKTFSYIPLHFMAEYGIDKDLPITLKKMTDDKYSILNDQFLIGIKDRLRTYVMGDGKPYSFRHYKELRDAYGGNEVPEDRQDAYQKEVKEQADLRKLRHKYLHWSARREKIGMDPRPNRTRVIH, encoded by the coding sequence ATGCACAACAATCAATTTGGAAGTTATACACCATCTGTATCCAAAGAGGAGGTACTGGATATTACTATTGGGATTTTTTTTGACGGAACCCTGAATAATAAAACCAATACAGACGAAAGAAAAAATAAAACGGATGCTCATAAAAAACACGGTGGAAAAGATACAGACAATACCAGCTACAATAATGACTGGAGTAATGTTGCCCGCATGTGGGATAACTATGATAAAAACTTCGGTATTTACATAGAAGGTATCGGTACACTGGATAAAGAAGGAGATGCTACGCTGGGATACGCTTTCGGGACCGGAGAAACCGGGATCAGATCAAAAGTGAGAAAAGGCTGTGAAGAAATTGTAAAAAAGGTGAAAACCATTAAAGCAGAAAAAAAAGCAGATAAAATTGCTATTCTTACTTTCGATGTATTCGGATTCAGCCGTGGAGCTGCTGCCGCACGGAATTTTGTATACGAAATTGGAAAAGCAAAATATAAAGCTTCTTCCCGTACCGTTGCCAACGAAGCTGTTTCGGTGACCACTTATTCAGATGATGACGGTAAAAGTGTAGACGCAGAAGAACTTCCGAAATGGGGGCACCTTGGCCTTAAGCTCGAAGAAGCAGGATTAAAGGTAGATGTTTTAAAAGTAAGGTTTCTGGGGATTTACGATACCGTTTCTTCCTACTCAAAATATTTGTCACCCGTACCCAATTTCAGCAATGACGTAGAAGAACTTAGTCTTAATGATATTGGAAAAGCTCAGACAGTAGTTCACTTTATTGCAGAAAACGAGCACAGAGAAAACTTTGACCTCACAAGAGTACATATTGGAACTGAAAAAACTTTTCCAGGAGTACACTGTGACGTAGGTGGTGCGTATGAAAACGGAAGGGAAACATGGGAAGAAGTAGAAACGTCATGGACTACCAGCAGCAAATTAGAAGCATTAAAAACAGAGCTTGAAAATGAAGGCTGGTACGAAAAAGGTGAGCTCACCATCACCCCCGGATTCTATTTATCGTTAAGAGGATCACGTGATCTTCTGAAGACTTTCAGTTATATTCCTTTACATTTTATGGCGGAATATGGCATTGATAAAGACCTTCCTATCACTCTGAAAAAAATGACAGATGATAAATATTCCATTTTGAATGATCAGTTTTTAATAGGAATAAAAGACCGTCTCAGAACTTACGTAATGGGAGATGGCAAACCTTATTCTTTCAGACATTATAAAGAACTGAGAGATGCCTATGGAGGAAATGAAGTCCCGGAAGACCGTCAGGATGCTTATCAGAAAGAAGTAAAGGAACAAGCCGATTTAAGAAAACTTCGCCATAAATACCTTCACTGGTCAGCAAGAAGGGAAAAAATCGGGATGGATCCGAGACCGAACAGAACAAGGGTTATCCACTAA
- a CDS encoding DUF2931 family protein produces MEEKYNWLGTVSAPQEYPMEVYEGAIVADDFTYAFDAIWGTQNTGWGKEGGTMNVTTERMDAPHQLEFTWYSLVEKKFYTGKWNLDKEKIKNLFDEGFVDQDTKKKSTYNSFVVGLAPEGRVVLWMKGAGNQKEIGAFQAHDTIITKEKAYDNAQYMLNEGFADRMLKDPSYKTFKPEVREKIEKEGYPAADVYNTYREKYNWKPSVVLPEGATWIDFGFTNYNGEQENLFDQSLKDNTYKSRAVPRFCGFYWKDKNNNRYAVWIDSFDDKEIFDLFQKLGKDKNINLTIKVNEDNTKVLVSLESEKEKLAVTKAKIRVSQKIES; encoded by the coding sequence ATGGAAGAAAAATACAATTGGCTGGGAACCGTTTCTGCCCCACAGGAATATCCGATGGAAGTATATGAAGGAGCTATTGTGGCTGATGATTTCACTTACGCTTTTGATGCCATCTGGGGAACACAGAATACAGGATGGGGTAAAGAAGGAGGAACGATGAACGTGACCACCGAAAGAATGGATGCCCCTCATCAGTTAGAATTCACATGGTATTCTTTGGTAGAAAAAAAATTCTATACCGGAAAATGGAATCTCGATAAAGAAAAGATCAAAAACCTTTTTGACGAAGGATTTGTAGATCAGGACACGAAAAAGAAATCTACCTACAACTCATTTGTCGTAGGATTGGCTCCGGAGGGCAGAGTGGTCCTTTGGATGAAAGGAGCGGGAAACCAGAAAGAAATAGGAGCTTTCCAGGCTCATGATACTATTATTACCAAAGAAAAAGCATACGATAATGCTCAGTATATGCTAAATGAAGGCTTTGCAGACAGAATGCTGAAAGATCCCTCTTATAAGACATTCAAGCCGGAAGTGCGCGAGAAAATTGAAAAAGAAGGATATCCAGCAGCAGATGTTTATAATACATACAGAGAGAAATACAACTGGAAACCTTCAGTAGTTCTTCCGGAAGGAGCAACATGGATAGACTTCGGTTTTACCAATTATAACGGAGAACAGGAAAATCTTTTTGACCAGAGTTTGAAAGACAATACCTATAAAAGCCGTGCTGTTCCAAGGTTCTGCGGTTTTTACTGGAAAGATAAAAATAACAACAGGTATGCAGTATGGATAGACTCTTTTGATGATAAGGAAATTTTTGACCTGTTTCAGAAGCTAGGTAAAGATAAAAACATAAATCTTACCATTAAAGTCAATGAAGACAATACTAAAGTCCTGGTGTCTTTAGAATCTGAAAAAGAAAAACTAGCCGTTACCAAAGCAAAAATCAGAGTATCCCAAAAGATAGAATCATAG
- a CDS encoding glucosaminidase domain-containing protein, whose protein sequence is MKRLFLSISLLVLSKFSAQTWATEDQYIQKFAKYAVEEMEKYKIPASITLAQGLLETGGGQSRLAQEGKNHFGIKCKEDWTGRTMKHTDDAPNECFRVYDDPRQSYEDHSIFLSTRKYYANLFKLDMRDYRAWATGLKKAGYATNPRYASILITKIEKYKLYEFDNTSSNEVLYAVLKMYPDLKDDRTFMAQLDPSKAVKKAKDPVTVEVPYKQTSYAQQQKRVERIKTKAEILNSILIKSHPNDGLKYIVIPEDTDVKFIANKFKVSESRLIKWNELEGETLKKNDIVFLESKNSTGNTATYKAESGEDMHDIAQKFGIKLNKLYAKNRMDEGQQPSAGQLIYLIDKKPRN, encoded by the coding sequence ATGAAAAGACTTTTCCTATCCATAAGCCTTTTAGTTTTATCAAAATTTTCTGCCCAGACCTGGGCAACCGAAGATCAGTATATTCAGAAGTTTGCTAAATATGCCGTAGAAGAAATGGAAAAATATAAAATTCCGGCTTCTATTACGCTTGCACAAGGGTTGTTAGAAACCGGAGGAGGGCAAAGCAGATTAGCACAGGAAGGTAAAAACCACTTCGGTATAAAATGTAAAGAAGACTGGACCGGTAGAACGATGAAACATACCGATGATGCACCTAATGAATGCTTCCGCGTGTATGATGATCCAAGACAGTCTTATGAAGACCATTCTATATTTTTATCCACAAGAAAATATTACGCAAACCTTTTCAAACTGGATATGAGAGATTACAGAGCATGGGCAACAGGTTTAAAAAAAGCAGGCTATGCTACCAACCCACGTTACGCTTCAATTCTTATCACTAAAATTGAAAAGTACAAGCTCTATGAATTCGACAATACCAGTTCTAATGAGGTATTGTATGCCGTACTTAAAATGTATCCGGATCTGAAAGACGACAGAACTTTCATGGCACAGCTGGACCCTTCAAAAGCTGTTAAAAAAGCTAAAGACCCGGTTACCGTAGAAGTTCCTTACAAACAGACTTCTTACGCACAACAGCAAAAAAGAGTGGAAAGAATCAAAACGAAAGCTGAAATTCTTAATTCCATTCTTATCAAAAGCCACCCGAATGACGGTCTGAAGTATATTGTAATTCCTGAAGATACTGATGTGAAATTCATCGCCAATAAATTCAAAGTCAGCGAAAGCAGACTGATAAAGTGGAATGAACTGGAAGGTGAAACCTTAAAGAAAAATGATATTGTTTTTCTTGAATCAAAAAATTCTACAGGAAATACAGCTACCTATAAAGCAGAATCCGGAGAAGATATGCATGATATCGCCCAGAAATTCGGAATCAAATTAAATAAACTGTATGCTAAAAACAGAATGGATGAAGGGCAGCAGCCCTCTGCAGGACAGCTGATTTATTTAATAGACAAAAAACCACGAAACTAA
- a CDS encoding DUF4136 domain-containing protein yields the protein MKKYIFILLASATLGLTSCSPFQVRSDYAETANFNSFKTYKIRIDDLKLNDIDKDRVLNELSRQLQSKGLQSGENPDLIINVKANHKKVTDINSSSPYGMWGWGGPFGWGVGMSRTWTSNYNEGALIVDLIDAKTNKLVWQGIGSGISVDSPKAKQRQIPEIMAEIMKNYPPQRK from the coding sequence ATGAAAAAATATATTTTTATTTTGTTGGCATCTGCTACTTTAGGATTAACTTCTTGTAGCCCTTTTCAGGTACGTTCAGATTATGCTGAAACCGCCAATTTCAATTCTTTCAAAACGTATAAAATAAGAATTGATGATCTAAAATTGAATGATATTGATAAAGACAGAGTCCTGAATGAACTTTCGAGACAGCTTCAGAGCAAAGGGCTTCAATCCGGAGAAAATCCAGATTTGATTATCAATGTAAAAGCTAACCATAAAAAGGTTACGGATATCAATTCTTCTTCACCTTACGGAATGTGGGGATGGGGCGGACCATTCGGATGGGGCGTTGGAATGAGCAGAACGTGGACTTCAAATTACAATGAAGGTGCACTGATCGTAGACCTTATTGATGCAAAAACCAACAAATTGGTTTGGCAGGGTATCGGAAGCGGAATTTCTGTAGATTCTCCAAAAGCGAAACAGAGACAGATTCCGGAAATCATGGCTGAGATTATGAAAAATTATCCGCCACAAAGAAAATAA
- a CDS encoding DUF5522 domain-containing protein, whose amino-acid sequence MAHYDIKEGEDFYYNEQGYKVFTEKFHLKRGYCCKSGCRHCPYGYDKKTDTFIKNDKKNK is encoded by the coding sequence ATGGCCCATTATGACATCAAAGAAGGTGAAGACTTCTACTATAATGAACAGGGGTACAAGGTTTTTACAGAAAAATTTCATCTGAAAAGAGGTTATTGCTGTAAAAGCGGCTGCAGACACTGTCCTTACGGGTACGATAAAAAGACTGATACATTCATTAAAAATGATAAAAAAAATAAATAA
- a CDS encoding LemA family protein, whose protein sequence is MLKFNVDKAYGNIDVVLKQRADEIPNLVTVAKHFMNYEEKLLTRLTELRTFYNNTTDADQRTTLANETSKALSSFFAVSENYPELKSNTNFLELQKRVSELENKIADRREFFNDSVNLYNIGIHEFPNVILAKILAYKDKTLLEITDSEKQYNGVQF, encoded by the coding sequence ATGCTCAAATTTAACGTTGATAAAGCATACGGGAATATTGATGTGGTGCTGAAACAACGTGCAGATGAAATTCCCAATCTGGTAACGGTAGCCAAGCACTTTATGAACTACGAAGAAAAACTGCTTACACGTCTTACAGAGCTCAGGACTTTTTATAATAACACTACAGATGCAGACCAAAGAACAACCCTGGCCAATGAAACTTCAAAGGCATTGTCTTCATTCTTTGCCGTTTCAGAAAACTACCCAGAATTGAAATCCAATACTAATTTTCTGGAGCTTCAGAAGAGAGTTTCTGAGTTGGAGAACAAAATAGCAGACAGAAGAGAATTTTTTAATGACAGTGTTAACCTTTATAACATAGGAATTCATGAATTTCCAAATGTTATATTGGCAAAAATACTTGCATATAAAGACAAAACATTACTGGAAATAACAGATTCTGAAAAACAATATAATGGAGTTCAGTTTTAA